A region of the Fusobacteria bacterium ZRK30 genome:
TCTATAGGAGTTATCAAATCTGATAAAGACGTTATGGGAATGATCAGTAAATCTATGGCAACTATGTCTGGATACTTAGTATTAGTATTCTTCGCTGCACAATTTATTGCATTCTTTAACTACTCTAACTTAGGTACTATCTTAGCCGTTAAAGGAGCAAGTTTATTAGAAGCTACAGGAATGACAGGTATACCTTTAATCATTGGATTTATCTTAGTAGTAGGTGTTTTAAACTTATTCATGGGATCAGCCTCAGCTAAATGGGCTATCTTAGCACCAGTATTTATACCAATGTTGATGAGAGTAGGATATACTCCTGAATTCACTCAATTAGCATACAGAATTGGAGATTCAACTACAAATATCATCTCTCCATTAATGAGTTACTTTGCAATGATCATTGTATTTATGCAAAAATACGATAAGAAAGGATCTATGGGAACGTTGATCTCTATCATGTTACCATTCTCAATGGCATTCTTAATTGGTTGGTCAATCTTATTGATTATCTGGATGATGTTAGGATTACCTATCGGACCTGGAATCGGAATCTATATGTAATTAATAATTACACAGTAAAAGACGAGATTAATTTCTCGTCTTTTTTTATTATTATATTTTTTTATGCTATTCTAAACATAAAAAAAGACAGATAAAATCTGCCTTTTTTTATCAATATTTCTTAATTAAGTTTATTTATCTCCTCTTCTAATTGATCTAAAAGTTTATCTAAATCTTTAGTAACAGCTTCTACTGTCTCCCTCTTAGACAGGTCTACCCCTGCTTTTTTCAATTGATTCATAGGGTTGTCATTACCTCCTGATTTTAAAAGAGTAAGGTATTTTTCCAGTGCCTCTCCCCTCTCCTTCGCACTATAACTCTCATTGGTTATCCTGTCATAAAATACCGACGATGAAGCAAAACAAGTTGCATATTGGTATACATAATAAGGTGAATTAAAGAAATGTGGTATCCTAGCCCATAAAACTTCCATTATCTTATCAGTTTCTGTTGAATCTCCATAATATTCTTTGAATAACTCTGCCATAATTTCACTCAGTACATCTGGCGTTACAGGTTCCCCCTCTTCCACTAACCTATGTGCCTGGAGCTCATAATCTGCCAAAAGGGATTGGAAATAAAATGTTCCAGTTATCCCTCTGATGGCTTGTTGCAGCAGCGCGATCTTTTCCTTGGGGTCTTTGGTATTTTTCAGCATATGATCAAGTAAGAGCCTCTCATTAAATGTAGAAGCTACTTCAGCTACAAAGATAGTATAGTCATGAGTTGCAAATGGCTGATTTTCACTGGAAAGAAGGGTATGCATCGTATGGCCTAATTCATGAGCCAGTGTGAATACATTATCCAAAGTCTTATTATAGTTCATGAGCATATATGGATGGACACCATATACACCTACAGAGTATGCACCACTCCTCTTACCTTTACTTTCATATACATCGATCCAGCCGTCACTTATTGCTGTTTCCATTTTATTACTATAATCTTTCCCTAAGGGAGCTATAGAGTCGTATACATATTGTTTTGCATCATCATATTCATATTCCTTTTGAAAATCAACCAATGGAATCGAACCATCATAACTATGGTAACTTTCTAATCCCAGAATTTTTTTTCGAAGTCTGGCATATCTCTTCAATGGTTCACTATTTGTTTTAGCAACCTCTATTAAATTTTCATATACCGAAGTGGGGATATTATTTTTCTCCAGAGCAGCTTCTAAGGTAGAGTTATAATTTCTTGTTTGAGCCACTGCAAAATCCCGCTGTAGTGAACTTCTATAGATTGCACCATAGGTATTTTTATAATCTTCAAAAGTTTTATAGTGGGTATCAAACGCCTTCTTTCTTTCCCCTTGATCCAGATTAGTTGCCATTATTTTACTATAATTTCCATAGGTCATAGGTAGTGTAGTTCCGTCTTTAAATTCTACTTCACCAAATTTAATATCGGTAGTAGATAACTCCGAATATATACTCTTAGGAGCTCCCTGATACTGACCGTAATAGGAGATCAGTTTTTCTGATTTTGCATCTAATATATGTCCCTGGAGACGATATAGTTCCATCAAATTAAATTCATATGGTTTTAAATCTTCATTCTTATCTATCCAGCTGGCCATGATTTTTCTTGGAATTGTCAAAATCTCTGGAGTTACCCAAGCTGTAGAAGTACTATATTGACTAAATAGTGTTATAATACGCTGTAGATTTTCCCCGGCTTTTTGATCTGCTCCATTTAAATCTTTTTTCATATTAGGATACAGATAAACCTTATAGGATAAGATATCTACCTTTTCCTGTAATTTTAAAAATTCTATAAAGGTTTCAGGGTTTTTAGATATTTCCCCCTTATATTCATTGATCTTATCCATCATTTTTTCCATTTGGATAAAATCTTTCTCCCACAGGGACCAGTCACTATATATGTCCTTTAAATTCCATTTATATTTATTCTCCACTTTTATTGCTGCCTCCTCAGTTTCGACTTTTTTTTCTTCTACTTTGACTTTCTTTTCCTCCACTTTTTTTAAAGTTATCTTTTTTTCTTTTTTTATATAATTTTGATTCATATAGAGATGACTTGCTATCCCCAGTGCCAAAATTCCAGTTAATATTAAAATCCTTTTCTTCATATATTTTATCCTCCCCATGTTTTTTCTCTATCAATTAAAAAAGCAACGTG
Encoded here:
- the pepF gene encoding oligoendopeptidase F, yielding MKKRILILTGILALGIASHLYMNQNYIKKEKKITLKKVEEKKVKVEEKKVETEEAAIKVENKYKWNLKDIYSDWSLWEKDFIQMEKMMDKINEYKGEISKNPETFIEFLKLQEKVDILSYKVYLYPNMKKDLNGADQKAGENLQRIITLFSQYSTSTAWVTPEILTIPRKIMASWIDKNEDLKPYEFNLMELYRLQGHILDAKSEKLISYYGQYQGAPKSIYSELSTTDIKFGEVEFKDGTTLPMTYGNYSKIMATNLDQGERKKAFDTHYKTFEDYKNTYGAIYRSSLQRDFAVAQTRNYNSTLEAALEKNNIPTSVYENLIEVAKTNSEPLKRYARLRKKILGLESYHSYDGSIPLVDFQKEYEYDDAKQYVYDSIAPLGKDYSNKMETAISDGWIDVYESKGKRSGAYSVGVYGVHPYMLMNYNKTLDNVFTLAHELGHTMHTLLSSENQPFATHDYTIFVAEVASTFNERLLLDHMLKNTKDPKEKIALLQQAIRGITGTFYFQSLLADYELQAHRLVEEGEPVTPDVLSEIMAELFKEYYGDSTETDKIMEVLWARIPHFFNSPYYVYQYATCFASSSVFYDRITNESYSAKERGEALEKYLTLLKSGGNDNPMNQLKKAGVDLSKRETVEAVTKDLDKLLDQLEEEINKLN